The Hoplias malabaricus isolate fHopMal1 chromosome 9, fHopMal1.hap1, whole genome shotgun sequence genome contains a region encoding:
- the znf830 gene encoding zinc finger protein 830 → MSGKGKKAVSQEDLRRMMKEKQRERRIDSPLAKYTSSGRLVCAVCGEHVRSETLWQAHLLSRGHKERVKDLKEGQKGEGEEEKRRKEQAKEVLGKRKKGEEKDRQEVVEKKKKKDDEEEKMGGKGQSDAVPADFFQKKSAGAAGLSLLAGQYGDDDDDDEEEKGEDDVNKANKSQPSGDAGGLPADFFESAKIPSESVDEQKEENEEKPEPQLPEGFFDDPVKDARVRNVDTPREQMDREWEEFQKEMRFVNSASDAIVAEDDEEGRIERQIDEIDEQIECFRRVELLRAKQEAVQSRTAMQRKKEEREEDEEEDEEELLHVLSRDWRAKGALA, encoded by the exons ATGTCGGGGAAAGGGAAGAAGGCGGTGAGTCAGGAGGACCTGCGGCGGATGATGAAGGAGAAACAGCGGGAACGGCGCATCGACTCTCCGCTCGCTAAGTACACCAGCTCCGGCCGCCTCGTCTGCGCGGTCTGCGGGGAACACGTCCGCAGTGAAACACTGTGGCAGGCTCACCTGCTCAGCCGAGGACACAAGGAGCGAGTGAAGGACCTGAAAGAGGGAcagaagggagagggagaggaggagaagaggaggaaagaGCAGGCGAAGGAGGTACTGGGGAAGAGGAAGAAAGGAGAGGAAAAAGATAGGCAGGAGGTtgtggagaagaagaagaaaaaagacgACGAGGAGGAGAAAATGGGGGGAAAGGGCCAAAGCGACGCTGTCCCTGCGGATTTCTTCCAGAAGAAAAGTGCAGGAGCAGCAGGGCTCAGCCTCCTTGCTGGACAGTATggtgacgatgatgatgatgatgaagaagaaaagGGAGAAGATGACGTTAATAAAGCTAATAAGTCTCAG CCTTCAGGTGATGCCGGTGGTCTCCCTGCAGATTTCTTTGAGTCTGCCAAGATCCCGTCAGAGTCTGTGGACGAGCAGAAGGAGGAGAACGAGGAGAAGCCTGAACCTCAGCTTCCTGAGGGATTCTTTGACGACCCAGTGAAAGATGCTCGAGTGCGTAACGTGGACACGCCTCGTGAGCAAATGGATCGCGAGTGGGAGGAGTTTCAGAAGGAAATGCGCTTCGTCAATAGCGCCTCCGACGCCATCGTGGCTGAGGACGACGAGGAGGGGCGCATTGAGCGCCAGATAGATGAGATCGATGAGCAGATCGAGTGCTTCCGAAGAGTGGAGCTTCTCAGAGCCAAACAGGAGGCTGTTCAGAGCAGGACAGCCATGCAGAgaaagaaggaagagagagaggaggacgaggaggaagatgaagaggaaTTGTTGCATGTATTGTCTAGAGACTGGAGAGCCAAAGGAGCACTGGCATAG